One segment of bacterium DNA contains the following:
- a CDS encoding PrgI family protein translates to MQFQTPQFIDVEDKIFGPLTFKQFVYLAGGAGLVVVLWTLLPPFFAVLLGLPVIALSLALAFYTVNNKPFVNIMESFFSYVSGSKLYVWKKEAKKAMPSEPKEGGTDLGLYVPRLSDSKLKDLTWSLGVKDQTQPKEKSSVIGQ, encoded by the coding sequence ATGCAGTTTCAAACCCCACAATTCATTGACGTTGAGGACAAGATTTTCGGTCCTCTGACGTTTAAACAGTTCGTATATCTTGCCGGAGGGGCAGGGCTTGTTGTCGTTTTGTGGACGTTGTTACCTCCCTTTTTTGCCGTTCTTTTAGGATTGCCGGTTATCGCTCTTTCACTGGCGCTTGCATTTTATACCGTAAACAACAAGCCTTTTGTAAATATCATGGAATCGTTTTTTTCGTATGTTTCCGGTAGTAAATTATATGTGTGGAAAAAAGAAGCGAAAAAGGCAATGCCTTCGGAACCAAAAGAAGGTGGAACCGACCTGGGACTTTACGTCCCCCGCCTTTCGGACAGTAAGTTAAAAGACCTTACCTGGAGTCTTGGTGTCAAAGACCAGACGCAACCGAAAGAAAAGAGTTCTGTTATTGGGCAATAG
- a CDS encoding DUF87 domain-containing protein, producing MGLLDFLQPKKKEEEVSMILPQDVYDAGALELKDIIAPSALKVGTKDLNLGGKSVRSFFVISYPRFLAESWFSPIINLDRVFDVSIFIHPIETATILRQFQKKVAEVQSQIHEREEKGLVRDPKLDTAYRDLEELRDRLQQAQEKLFDVGLYISIYGENDEDLNKAEGQVKSILESKLVYVKPALFQQEQGYKSVLPVGTDLLGVHSKFNSAPLSSLFPFISFDLTSDKGILYGINRHNSSLVLFDRFSLENYNSITFAKSGAGKSYATKLEILRSLMFDTSIIVIDPEREYEYLAQATGGRYFKISLTSEHHINPFDLPVPQEGESGANVLRSNIINLVGLFRIMLGGLTSEEDAVIDRAISETYALKDISPNSDFSAVTPPLLSDFELVLSGMEGGESLAQRLSKYTKGTWSGFINQPTNIDINKKFIVFSVRDMEDELKPIAIYIITHYIWNAIRKEIKKRLLVIDEAWWMMKSDDTASFLLGLTKRGRKYYLGVATITQDVDDFLGSQYGMPIVTNSSIQLLLKQAPPAAEKLQKIFNLTDEEKYLLLESDVGEGIFFAGLKHVAIKIIASYTEDQIITSDPSQILAIEKSKKDLEVNS from the coding sequence ATGGGGTTACTTGATTTTTTACAACCGAAAAAGAAAGAGGAGGAGGTCTCTATGATACTGCCGCAAGACGTATATGACGCGGGGGCTCTTGAATTAAAAGACATTATCGCTCCAAGCGCCTTGAAAGTCGGCACGAAAGACCTTAATCTTGGAGGAAAATCCGTCCGAAGTTTTTTTGTTATTTCTTATCCGCGATTTCTCGCGGAAAGTTGGTTTTCTCCGATCATTAACCTCGACAGGGTATTTGATGTCTCGATTTTCATTCATCCCATTGAAACCGCAACCATTCTAAGGCAGTTTCAAAAGAAAGTAGCGGAGGTTCAGAGCCAAATTCATGAACGCGAAGAAAAAGGCCTTGTCCGCGACCCGAAGCTTGATACCGCATATCGCGACTTGGAAGAATTGCGTGACCGACTGCAGCAAGCACAGGAGAAACTTTTCGATGTCGGATTATATATTTCAATATATGGAGAAAACGATGAAGACCTCAACAAAGCGGAAGGCCAGGTGAAGTCCATTCTTGAGTCAAAACTTGTATATGTAAAACCGGCGCTTTTCCAGCAAGAACAGGGGTACAAAAGCGTGTTGCCCGTAGGAACCGACCTTTTGGGAGTTCATTCGAAGTTTAATTCCGCTCCTTTATCGAGTCTTTTTCCTTTTATCTCATTTGACCTGACTTCGGACAAAGGAATTTTGTATGGGATAAACAGGCATAACTCGAGTCTTGTGTTGTTTGACCGATTCAGCCTTGAAAATTACAACTCAATCACGTTCGCGAAATCAGGCGCGGGAAAGTCATATGCCACCAAACTTGAGATTCTTCGGTCACTGATGTTCGATACTTCAATCATTGTCATCGACCCCGAGCGTGAATATGAATATCTCGCACAGGCCACCGGAGGAAGATACTTTAAAATATCTCTCACTTCGGAACACCACATTAACCCTTTTGATCTCCCCGTCCCTCAGGAAGGGGAATCGGGAGCAAATGTACTGCGCTCAAACATCATAAACCTTGTCGGACTGTTTAGAATTATGCTTGGAGGACTTACCTCAGAAGAAGACGCGGTTATTGACCGGGCAATTTCCGAAACATATGCACTTAAGGATATAAGCCCGAATTCGGATTTTTCCGCCGTGACACCGCCTCTTTTGTCAGATTTTGAGCTTGTGTTGTCGGGTATGGAAGGGGGAGAGTCCCTGGCGCAACGATTAAGTAAGTACACAAAAGGAACGTGGTCAGGTTTCATCAACCAGCCGACCAACATTGACATAAACAAGAAATTTATCGTTTTCTCGGTTCGCGACATGGAAGATGAGCTGAAACCCATTGCCATTTACATCATCACCCACTACATATGGAATGCCATCAGAAAAGAAATCAAAAAACGCCTCCTCGTTATTGATGAGGCGTGGTGGATGATGAAATCGGATGACACCGCGTCGTTTTTGCTTGGCCTTACCAAGCGCGGAAGAAAATATTATCTTGGCGTCGCGACCATTACCCAAGACGTTGACGACTTCCTTGGGTCTCAATACGGAATGCCCATCGTAACAAACTCTTCAATTCAGCTTCTTCTCAAACAAGCCCCGCCGGCCGCCGAGAAGTTGCAGAAAATTTTTAATCTTACAGACGAGGAAAAGTATCTGCTTCTTGAGTCTGACGTTGGGGAAGGGATATTCTTTGCAGGACTTAAGCACGTCGCCATAAAAATCATCGCCTCGTATACCGAAGACCAGATTATTACTTCCGACCCCTCACAAATACTTGCCATTGAAAAGTCGAAAAAGGATCTGGAGGTAAATTCTTAG
- a CDS encoding YidC/Oxa1 family membrane protein insertase, whose protein sequence is MISSFFHTFFYQPLYNGLILLIDFLPWFDVGIIVVLFTIIIKMVLFPLSRKSLHAQQKLKILEPKISEIKGKIKDQQAQAEQIIALYKENGVNPFMSILLAFIQFPIIFALYFIFAQSGLPSVDTGILYSFVGIPQNLNMIFLGIFDVTKNSLILAVIVGVSSFFQMRISLPAPAPGVQENELAKSMRVQMKYILPVMMGFFAYQISSAVSLYWATSNLFTIGQEMLLKRKPKE, encoded by the coding sequence ATGATTTCTTCCTTTTTTCACACCTTTTTTTACCAGCCGTTGTATAACGGGCTCATCCTGCTTATTGATTTCCTTCCATGGTTTGATGTGGGAATTATTGTTGTTCTCTTTACGATTATTATCAAAATGGTTCTCTTCCCTCTTTCACGAAAATCTCTTCATGCGCAGCAGAAACTGAAAATTCTTGAACCGAAAATTTCAGAAATAAAAGGAAAAATAAAAGACCAGCAGGCCCAAGCGGAACAAATTATTGCTTTATATAAAGAAAACGGGGTCAACCCCTTCATGAGCATTCTTCTTGCTTTCATACAGTTTCCTATTATCTTTGCTCTCTACTTTATTTTCGCGCAAAGCGGACTCCCTTCCGTTGACACAGGAATCCTCTATTCTTTTGTGGGCATACCTCAAAATTTAAATATGATTTTTCTCGGTATCTTTGATGTAACAAAAAACAGTCTTATTCTCGCTGTCATTGTTGGCGTTTCTTCTTTTTTCCAAATGCGCATATCACTTCCTGCCCCTGCTCCCGGCGTGCAGGAAAACGAACTCGCAAAAAGTATGCGTGTTCAAATGAAATATATACTACCCGTGATGATGGGCTTTTTTGCTTATCAAATTTCTTCCGCCGTGAGCCTTTACTGGGCCACGAGTAATCTTTTTACCATCGGCCAGGAGATGCTCCTTAAAAGAAAACCTAAGGAGTAA
- the rnpA gene encoding ribonuclease P protein component: MLPKRQRLTSSEVRHLLREGKKVSSHPFSLCVSSKSDKKGYAVVISSKIAGSKVKRNSIRRLVYEIIGSVMGSLSQKEVVVFVLSDVSLIPQMEIQKKIVDLFVKAKIMIPPK, from the coding sequence ATGCTTCCGAAGAGACAAAGACTAACCTCCTCTGAGGTCCGTCATCTTCTAAGAGAAGGGAAAAAAGTTTCTTCCCATCCTTTTTCCTTGTGCGTTAGTTCAAAAAGCGACAAAAAAGGCTATGCTGTCGTTATTTCTTCAAAAATAGCCGGTTCCAAAGTAAAAAGAAACAGCATCCGACGCCTGGTATACGAGATAATTGGGTCGGTCATGGGCTCTCTGTCTCAGAAAGAAGTGGTTGTTTTTGTTCTCTCCGACGTTTCCTTGATTCCGCAAATGGAAATACAAAAGAAAATCGTTGACCTTTTTGTAAAAGCAAAAATAATGATCCCGCCAAAATGA
- the rpmH gene encoding 50S ribosomal protein L34, translating into MSRTYQPKKRKRKTTHGFLSRQRKHAGKKVVQRRRRKGRARLGL; encoded by the coding sequence ATGTCACGAACATACCAACCTAAGAAAAGAAAAAGAAAAACAACGCATGGTTTCCTCTCGAGACAGAGGAAACACGCCGGCAAAAAGGTAGTGCAGCGTCGAAGACGAAAAGGGAGGGCGCGCCTGGGTTTGTAG
- the dnaA gene encoding chromosomal replication initiator protein DnaA, with product MDTKKLWDSVLTEIELNVSRATFTTWFKDTYVSKEEDGVVFVSVPNAFVKEWLLNKYHNIILKSLRSALETIRSVEYTISRSEEKPQEEQKIEPQRTFSELPLHDLYINKEDNLNPRYTFESFVIGPFNELAYAASQAVIKKPGITYNPLFIYGNTGHGKTHLIQAIGNHIKSTQTEKRIHYVTSEKFALDYINSVQNNKTNNFKQKYRKYDVLIMDDIHFLSNKEKTQEELFHLFNYLYDNNKQIIFSSDKHPNYIPNLEERLKSRFAAGMIIDIPIPDQESRAAILRAKSRMNNFILNEEVIDFLAQSIPSNIRELEGVLNSLIFQTQLKGKDLLLHEIKNLIKDSAKPKRSLAPKDVIKIIADFYNIEEENIYRKTRKKEIIKPRQVTMYLLREDFNISYPSIGEKLGGRDHATIIHSCEKIKNELKTNQLLNQELNQIRAMIS from the coding sequence ATGGATACAAAAAAACTTTGGGATAGCGTACTTACTGAAATAGAGTTGAATGTCTCACGGGCAACTTTTACGACATGGTTTAAAGACACGTACGTTTCCAAGGAAGAAGACGGGGTTGTTTTTGTAAGTGTGCCAAACGCATTTGTAAAAGAGTGGCTTCTCAACAAATACCACAACATTATCTTGAAGTCGCTGCGAAGCGCTCTTGAGACGATTCGTTCCGTGGAGTATACAATCTCAAGAAGCGAGGAAAAGCCGCAGGAAGAACAAAAAATAGAGCCTCAGAGGACTTTTTCCGAACTTCCACTACATGATTTATATATAAACAAGGAGGACAACTTAAACCCACGCTATACCTTCGAATCTTTTGTTATCGGACCTTTTAACGAGCTTGCCTATGCTGCGTCCCAAGCGGTAATAAAAAAGCCCGGTATTACATATAATCCTCTTTTTATTTACGGAAACACCGGACATGGAAAAACGCACCTGATTCAAGCGATTGGCAACCATATAAAAAGCACGCAGACGGAAAAAAGAATTCATTATGTTACCTCGGAAAAATTCGCTCTTGATTATATAAATTCAGTACAAAACAATAAAACAAATAATTTCAAACAAAAATACAGAAAGTATGATGTTTTGATTATGGACGATATCCATTTCCTATCAAATAAAGAGAAAACCCAAGAGGAATTGTTTCATCTTTTTAATTATCTTTACGACAACAACAAACAAATTATCTTCTCTTCTGACAAACATCCGAATTATATTCCCAACCTTGAAGAAAGGCTTAAATCAAGGTTTGCGGCGGGAATGATTATAGATATACCGATTCCGGATCAAGAGTCACGCGCGGCGATTTTAAGGGCAAAATCACGCATGAACAACTTTATCTTAAATGAAGAAGTTATTGATTTTCTTGCCCAATCAATACCGAGTAATATCCGTGAATTGGAAGGAGTGCTCAACTCGTTGATTTTTCAAACACAATTAAAAGGAAAGGACTTACTCCTTCATGAAATAAAAAACCTTATTAAAGACAGCGCCAAACCAAAGAGAAGCCTTGCGCCAAAAGACGTGATAAAGATAATTGCCGATTTTTATAATATTGAAGAAGAGAATATATATAGAAAAACAAGAAAGAAGGAAATCATTAAACCGAGACAGGTTACCATGTATCTTCTTCGTGAGGATTTTAATATTTCTTATCCTTCAATAGGGGAGAAGTTGGGGGGGAGGGACCACGCCACAATTATTCATTCATGCGAGAAGATAAAAAATGAGTTGAAAACAAACCAACTACTTAATCAGGAGTTAAATCAGATACGAGCGATGATTTCATAG
- the dnaN gene encoding DNA polymerase III subunit beta has product MKIECIKDNIQRALSKAERISGKNLNLQILNNICIEVKNKEVKIRSTNLDLGIEIIIPAKIHSEGIVVVPGKTLSLFLENIKNDTVVSLEKDENVLKIVTKHNSATLKTYSENEFPTIPLVDGVLAQVSVKDFINGLRSVWFSASSLNIKPELSSVFLCPEKGNLFFVSTDSFRLAEKKIKLKTSDTIPQILIPIKNISEIIRVFEESDGEIKVRIDKNQISFSKDGVYLTSRLVDGTFPDYKQIIPKESLTEIILLKEDLINAMKISQIFSDHFNQVSFLIDPKKKSFELKTKNSEVGESVQSIDAVVRGEPISLNFNYKYIFDAFQSIASDSLSLKMSGAGKPMVIQGVSDQTFTYIVMPMNK; this is encoded by the coding sequence ATGAAAATAGAATGTATTAAAGATAATATTCAAAGAGCTCTTTCTAAAGCTGAGCGAATTTCCGGTAAGAACCTTAATTTACAGATACTTAATAATATTTGTATTGAAGTAAAAAATAAGGAGGTTAAAATACGTTCAACAAACCTTGATTTAGGTATTGAAATCATCATACCTGCAAAAATACACTCGGAGGGTATTGTTGTTGTTCCAGGGAAAACACTAAGTCTTTTTCTTGAAAATATTAAAAATGATACAGTGGTTTCTTTGGAAAAAGATGAGAACGTTCTGAAGATTGTCACAAAACACAATTCCGCCACATTGAAAACATATTCTGAAAATGAATTTCCTACAATTCCATTAGTTGATGGGGTGCTCGCACAAGTTTCCGTAAAAGATTTTATTAACGGACTTCGTTCTGTTTGGTTTAGTGCGTCTTCTTTAAATATAAAACCCGAGCTCTCGAGTGTTTTTTTATGCCCGGAAAAAGGAAATTTATTTTTTGTTTCTACGGACTCGTTCCGTCTCGCTGAAAAAAAGATTAAATTAAAAACATCCGACACTATTCCTCAAATACTTATTCCTATTAAAAATATTTCGGAAATTATACGAGTTTTCGAAGAATCGGATGGAGAAATAAAAGTACGTATAGATAAAAACCAAATTTCTTTCTCAAAAGACGGAGTATATCTCACATCCCGATTGGTTGACGGAACGTTTCCGGATTATAAACAAATCATTCCTAAAGAGTCTCTCACTGAAATAATTCTTCTCAAAGAAGACCTGATAAACGCAATGAAGATATCTCAGATATTTTCCGACCACTTCAATCAAGTCAGCTTTCTTATAGACCCGAAAAAGAAAAGTTTTGAGTTGAAAACAAAAAATTCGGAAGTGGGAGAAAGTGTTCAGTCTATTGACGCGGTTGTGAGGGGTGAACCGATCTCTCTTAATTTTAATTATAAATATATCTTTGACGCGTTTCAGTCGATTGCAAGTGACAGTTTGTCATTAAAGATGAGCGGGGCCGGGAAGCCAATGGTAATACAGGGAGTATCAGACCAGACATTTACATACATTGTTATGCCTATGAATAAATAG
- a CDS encoding PBP1A family penicillin-binding protein, with amino-acid sequence MKRKYSIKKEKLIRNSLAIAGIVVLFSLGSTLFWVSSFKIPTLESFEERKVAESTKIYDKTGKVLLYDVFQNVKRTVVPFDEISRHVKNATVAIEDKEFYQHGGVKPTAFLRAILVNLQTGEFSQGGSTITQQVVKNSLLTNEKSISRKLKEWLLAIRIEKELDKNTILSMYLNEIPYGGSVYGIEEASETFFGKKASEVTLAEAAYLAALPQAPSFYSPYGSHKESLEKRKNLVLSRMLESGFINEDEFAKAKEEKVEFIPQEEKGIKAPHFVMFVREYLEKKYGADVLENGGLRVITTLDYSLQEKAERLAQEYALENKEKFNAENDAIVAIDPRTGGVLVMVGSRYYFDTEIDGNFNVATAYNRQPGSAFKPFAYAEAFNKGYLPETALFDLQTEFSTLCDPQGNPLSPLQTKEEVCYMPTNYDGIFRGPITMREALAQSINVPAVKTLYLAGMQDTLTLAKNMGITSLTDINRYGLTLVLGGGEVSLLDMASAYGVFANDGQRHPYQVISEIQDKNGNIIETAKNSSAQVLPQETARKISNVLSDNNARAPAFGEQSFLNFPGKEVAVKTGTTNDYRDAWIIGYTPSVVVGAWAGNNDNRPMEKKVAGFIIAPLWNAFMQEVLKTLPNEYFVKPQPLSESALYNIKPVIRGKWQGGISFPIDTVSGKKASPYTPQETLGEILTGGVHSILYWVNKEDPLGVGPVNPLNDPQFERWEYQVRRWVVTHNIVETTDMSVPQTFDDIHKPEYAPKVSIVSPAFGKQYDRQESLFVSISYSGTYPLQKIEYYLNGNYIGNSSKSPFNFSFIPQEFESYIEKTNELRVVIYDSVYNKNQTSIFFDVAEN; translated from the coding sequence GTGAAAAGAAAATACTCCATAAAAAAGGAAAAATTGATCAGAAATAGCCTTGCTATAGCGGGGATTGTTGTGTTGTTTTCTCTCGGGAGCACCCTTTTTTGGGTTTCTAGCTTTAAAATTCCGACCCTTGAGTCGTTTGAGGAACGGAAAGTCGCCGAGTCGACAAAAATTTACGATAAAACAGGAAAAGTCCTTCTGTATGATGTTTTTCAGAATGTTAAGAGAACCGTAGTGCCGTTTGATGAAATTTCCCGTCACGTTAAAAATGCCACCGTTGCCATTGAAGACAAGGAATTTTACCAGCATGGAGGAGTCAAGCCGACCGCGTTTCTTCGGGCAATCCTTGTAAACCTGCAAACAGGTGAATTCAGCCAGGGCGGCTCGACAATCACCCAACAGGTTGTCAAAAACTCATTACTTACAAACGAAAAGAGTATTTCCCGAAAACTGAAGGAGTGGCTCCTTGCCATCAGAATTGAAAAGGAGCTCGATAAAAATACCATTCTTTCCATGTATCTCAATGAAATTCCCTACGGAGGAAGCGTGTACGGAATTGAGGAGGCAAGCGAGACTTTTTTCGGGAAAAAAGCAAGCGAGGTGACGCTTGCCGAGGCGGCGTATCTTGCGGCCCTGCCCCAAGCACCCTCTTTTTATTCTCCCTATGGCTCCCATAAAGAATCTCTTGAGAAAAGAAAGAACCTTGTTTTAAGCAGGATGCTTGAAAGTGGTTTTATAAACGAGGACGAGTTTGCCAAAGCCAAGGAAGAGAAGGTGGAGTTTATTCCTCAAGAAGAAAAAGGAATCAAGGCACCTCATTTTGTTATGTTTGTCAGAGAATATCTGGAAAAAAAATACGGAGCGGATGTATTGGAAAACGGGGGGTTGCGCGTTATAACTACACTTGATTATTCCCTCCAGGAAAAAGCCGAGCGTCTTGCCCAAGAGTATGCCCTTGAAAATAAAGAAAAATTCAACGCCGAAAATGACGCGATTGTCGCCATAGACCCCAGGACCGGAGGTGTTCTGGTGATGGTTGGATCAAGATATTACTTTGATACGGAAATAGACGGCAATTTCAACGTTGCAACGGCATATAACAGACAGCCCGGGTCCGCTTTCAAACCTTTTGCTTACGCCGAGGCTTTCAATAAGGGATATCTCCCCGAAACCGCTCTGTTTGACTTACAGACGGAATTCTCAACCCTGTGCGACCCCCAAGGGAATCCTCTTTCTCCCCTTCAGACAAAAGAAGAGGTGTGCTACATGCCTACAAACTACGACGGCATTTTCCGGGGACCGATTACCATGCGGGAAGCGCTTGCACAGTCTATCAACGTCCCCGCCGTGAAAACGTTGTATCTCGCCGGAATGCAAGATACCTTGACCTTGGCAAAAAACATGGGAATTACAAGCCTTACAGACATTAACCGATACGGACTGACTCTTGTCCTTGGTGGCGGAGAAGTTTCTTTGCTCGATATGGCGAGCGCGTATGGAGTATTTGCCAATGACGGACAACGACATCCCTATCAAGTGATATCGGAAATACAGGACAAAAACGGAAACATTATTGAAACTGCAAAAAATTCCTCGGCGCAGGTGTTACCGCAAGAAACGGCTCGTAAAATTTCCAATGTGCTGTCTGATAATAACGCGCGCGCGCCGGCTTTTGGAGAACAGTCTTTTCTTAACTTTCCTGGGAAAGAAGTCGCGGTAAAAACCGGTACAACGAACGACTATCGTGACGCGTGGATTATCGGGTACACTCCTTCCGTTGTGGTCGGAGCATGGGCCGGGAACAACGACAACCGCCCTATGGAAAAAAAAGTTGCAGGGTTTATTATTGCCCCTCTTTGGAACGCCTTTATGCAAGAGGTTCTAAAAACACTGCCCAATGAGTATTTTGTTAAACCACAGCCGTTAAGTGAGAGCGCCCTGTACAACATCAAGCCCGTGATAAGAGGAAAATGGCAAGGAGGAATATCCTTCCCCATCGATACGGTTTCCGGTAAAAAAGCCTCTCCTTACACGCCCCAAGAGACCCTTGGAGAGATCTTGACCGGTGGAGTGCACTCAATCCTTTATTGGGTAAACAAAGAAGACCCCCTTGGTGTGGGTCCTGTAAACCCCCTAAATGACCCTCAGTTTGAGCGCTGGGAATATCAGGTGCGCCGGTGGGTGGTTACACACAATATCGTGGAAACGACAGATATGTCCGTCCCCCAAACATTTGACGATATCCATAAACCAGAATACGCACCAAAGGTTTCTATTGTAAGTCCTGCGTTCGGGAAGCAATATGACAGGCAAGAGAGTCTGTTCGTGTCTATAAGTTACAGTGGAACATATCCGTTACAAAAAATAGAATATTACCTCAATGGAAACTATATCGGAAATTCGTCAAAGTCTCCGTTTAATTTTTCCTTTATCCCCCAAGAATTTGAAAGTTACATCGAAAAAACCAACGAACTGAGGGTGGTTATATACGATTCCGTGTACAACAAAAACCAGACTTCGATTTTCTTTGATGTGGCGGAAAATTAA
- the tyrS gene encoding tyrosine--tRNA ligase translates to MFSGFLSPRTSTDSQKIAEILNRGVEDVFIRESLEKKLLSGKQLRIKFGIDPTGPNIHIGRAVVLRKLRAFQDLGHKIVCIVGDFTAQIGDPSDKLEKRPMLSSSQIGKNAHTYRAQIGKILDISKTEFRFNSEWLAKLGFSEIMRLAEMFSVGQMIERRNFKERYEKGEEISLREFLYPLIQGFDSVVVKADVEIGGFDQLFNLKAGRVVLKHHGLPEQDVLTISMLPGTDGRKMSTSWGNVINITDEPSDMFGKVMSVSDELIEQYFLLCTDVASDEVKMIGDSIKNKTANPRDQKIRLAREIVTLYYDKEKAARAEREFLKVFTGKGVPDDVVSVEVKKGELLSDVLLRAGLVSSKTEWRRLAEDGAVFDMDHGQKITDINEKIKSNTVIKVGKRRFVKIILT, encoded by the coding sequence ATGTTTAGCGGTTTTTTGTCCCCTCGAACCAGTACAGACTCCCAAAAAATAGCCGAAATACTCAATCGGGGAGTTGAGGACGTGTTTATCCGTGAAAGTCTGGAAAAAAAACTACTTTCCGGAAAGCAACTGAGAATAAAATTCGGCATTGACCCAACCGGCCCCAATATCCACATCGGACGAGCGGTCGTGTTAAGAAAGCTGAGGGCTTTTCAAGACCTTGGCCATAAGATTGTGTGCATTGTCGGTGATTTTACGGCACAAATAGGGGATCCTTCCGACAAATTGGAGAAACGTCCCATGCTTTCTTCTTCTCAGATTGGGAAAAACGCCCATACGTATCGCGCCCAGATTGGAAAAATTTTGGATATATCAAAAACCGAATTTCGATTTAACAGCGAATGGCTGGCAAAGCTTGGTTTTTCGGAAATTATGCGTCTTGCCGAAATGTTTTCCGTCGGACAGATGATTGAGAGAAGAAACTTCAAGGAACGATATGAAAAAGGGGAGGAAATTTCGTTGAGAGAGTTTCTTTACCCCCTCATTCAGGGCTTTGACTCGGTTGTCGTAAAAGCGGACGTTGAAATTGGCGGCTTTGACCAATTATTCAATCTAAAGGCCGGCCGAGTCGTCTTAAAACACCACGGACTTCCCGAACAAGACGTGCTGACAATCTCAATGCTCCCGGGCACGGACGGAAGAAAAATGTCAACAAGTTGGGGCAATGTCATAAACATAACGGATGAGCCGTCCGACATGTTCGGAAAGGTGATGTCGGTAAGCGATGAATTAATTGAACAGTACTTTTTATTATGCACTGACGTCGCTTCCGACGAGGTGAAAATGATTGGCGATTCAATAAAAAACAAAACTGCCAACCCCCGCGACCAGAAAATTCGTCTCGCCCGTGAGATAGTCACCCTTTATTACGACAAAGAAAAGGCTGCTCGGGCCGAACGCGAATTCTTAAAGGTCTTTACGGGTAAAGGAGTTCCTGATGACGTCGTTTCTGTTGAGGTCAAGAAAGGAGAACTTCTTTCGGACGTTCTTTTGCGCGCTGGTCTGGTTTCGTCAAAGACCGAATGGAGGCGTCTTGCTGAGGACGGTGCAGTATTTGACATGGACCATGGACAAAAAATCACCGATATAAACGAAAAAATTAAAAGCAACACGGTTATAAAAGTAGGAAAAAGAAGATTTGTAAAAATTATACTCACATGA
- the ruvC gene encoding crossover junction endodeoxyribonuclease RuvC — MPYSVLSIDPGYDRLGVAVIKKENGRESLVHSDCITSSKKLTHPKRLALIGETLKKLIGEYAPNAIAVEKLFFNMNQKTAFSVAESRGVILYEAGRADISVYEYTPGEIKAAVTGHGRSDKKQVETMVEKILSIKKDISYDDEYDAIAVGLAHMSLYRAKDLDK, encoded by the coding sequence ATGCCCTATTCGGTATTATCTATTGACCCAGGCTATGACAGACTCGGGGTTGCCGTGATTAAAAAAGAGAACGGGCGGGAAAGTCTTGTGCATTCGGACTGTATTACTTCATCGAAAAAATTAACTCACCCGAAACGGCTTGCGCTTATCGGGGAAACACTTAAAAAACTTATCGGGGAATATGCTCCAAATGCCATCGCGGTTGAGAAATTGTTCTTCAACATGAATCAGAAAACCGCTTTTTCGGTGGCGGAAAGCAGGGGTGTGATTTTGTACGAAGCGGGACGAGCGGATATTTCCGTGTATGAATATACTCCCGGTGAAATAAAGGCCGCGGTTACCGGACACGGAAGGAGCGATAAAAAACAGGTAGAAACAATGGTTGAAAAAATTCTTTCGATAAAAAAAGATATCTCTTACGATGACGAGTACGACGCTATCGCGGTAGGGCTCGCTCATATGTCTCTCTATCGCGCGAAGGACCTGGACAAATGA